One genomic window of Candidatus Binataceae bacterium includes the following:
- a CDS encoding methyltransferase gives MDLFKRVPSGAHGYLMKYIIHGFNDADALKIIRNCRQMMNLNAKLLLIERVLNPPNEPDPGKFMDLQMLVVAPGGRERTAADYQTLLHEGGFSLERVIPTTGPLSIIESQPSS, from the coding sequence GTGGATCTTTTCAAAAGAGTGCCATCGGGCGCCCATGGCTACCTGATGAAATACATTATTCATGGCTTCAACGACGCCGACGCACTCAAGATCATAAGAAATTGTCGTCAGATGATGAATCTCAACGCAAAACTACTGCTGATCGAGCGGGTTCTAAATCCGCCGAACGAACCCGATCCAGGAAAGTTTATGGACCTGCAGATGCTCGTCGTTGCGCCCGGCGGTCGCGAGCGGACCGCAGCGGACTACCAAACACTCCTGCATGAAGGGGGCTTCTCCCTGGAGCGAGTAATTCCCACAACTGGTCCTTTGTCGATTATCGAGAGCCAGCCGTCTAGCTGA
- a CDS encoding FAD-binding oxidoreductase, producing MSQPKIISTIGRAIEAPALRKFKARVLGEVVLPGEERYERARRTWNGMIDPRHPAMIVRCIAPADVVRCVEFARANDLAIAVRAGGHSACGDSFCEGGLVIDVSGMKNVAVDAGSGTARADAGLTVGEFDRATEPLGLATVLGECASVGIAGYTLGGGLGRLMGKHGSGSDNLLSAELVDADCGAFRVSTEENEDLFWAIRGAGANFGIVTSLEYRLHRVGHCLAGSLTYPIADFREVLTFLDDYMMSVPDELDLVIDVGNPDLMTLAPRINRPIVNLSVSYCGDLQKGEEAIRPLRSFCRNIADSIRPMSYFEMQTLSNLLPLTEFVSSGGSIRMESGFIERLAPDLIETIAAFIAEPPPCVWLSIEHYLHGAVCLPAPAQSAFALRRPGYSSRILSAWRDPKQADVSAEWVQRLDCALKPFAAGAMYLNYLTNAAGDAGVRTAYGANYDRLAELKSKYDPTNFFNSNRNIQPAACFK from the coding sequence ATGTCTCAGCCAAAAATCATTTCGACCATCGGTAGAGCGATCGAAGCGCCTGCGCTGAGAAAATTCAAAGCGCGTGTGCTCGGCGAAGTCGTGCTCCCCGGTGAGGAGCGCTATGAGCGAGCCCGTCGAACCTGGAACGGGATGATTGACCCCCGACATCCCGCAATGATTGTCCGGTGCATCGCCCCTGCTGACGTAGTCCGCTGCGTCGAGTTCGCGCGCGCCAATGATCTCGCTATCGCCGTTCGTGCCGGCGGTCACAGCGCGTGCGGAGACTCCTTCTGCGAGGGCGGATTGGTCATCGACGTTTCAGGCATGAAGAATGTGGCAGTCGACGCCGGGTCAGGCACGGCTCGCGCTGACGCGGGACTTACCGTGGGCGAATTCGATCGGGCGACCGAACCTTTGGGCCTGGCGACGGTGTTGGGCGAGTGCGCTTCGGTTGGGATTGCCGGGTACACCTTGGGCGGCGGACTCGGCCGATTGATGGGTAAACACGGCTCCGGAAGCGACAATCTTCTCTCTGCTGAACTTGTAGATGCCGACTGCGGGGCGTTCCGCGTGAGCACGGAGGAAAACGAGGATCTCTTCTGGGCCATCCGAGGAGCTGGGGCGAATTTTGGCATTGTCACGTCGCTTGAATATCGCCTGCATCGCGTCGGACATTGTCTGGCCGGTTCATTGACCTACCCGATCGCGGACTTCCGCGAGGTCCTTACTTTTCTCGATGACTACATGATGAGTGTTCCGGACGAATTGGACCTCGTCATCGACGTGGGTAACCCCGATCTGATGACGCTCGCACCTCGCATCAATCGGCCGATAGTCAACCTTTCGGTGAGCTACTGCGGAGATCTGCAAAAAGGCGAGGAGGCGATCAGGCCTTTGCGCTCATTCTGCAGAAACATCGCCGACAGCATCCGGCCGATGTCCTACTTTGAAATGCAGACTCTGAGCAATCTTCTGCCTTTGACCGAATTCGTGTCGTCGGGAGGATCGATTCGCATGGAAAGCGGGTTCATCGAGCGGCTCGCACCCGACCTCATAGAGACCATCGCGGCGTTTATTGCGGAACCTCCCCCGTGCGTTTGGCTCAGCATCGAGCACTACCTGCACGGTGCGGTATGCCTTCCCGCGCCAGCGCAGTCCGCATTTGCACTCAGACGGCCGGGTTACAGCTCGCGAATCTTGTCGGCCTGGCGCGATCCGAAGCAGGCGGACGTTTCCGCTGAATGGGTACAGCGCCTCGATTGCGCGCTGAAACCCTTCGCCGCTGGTGCGATGTATTTGAACTATTTGACTAATGCAGCGGGTGATGCGGGGGTCAGGACCGCCTACGGTGCGAATTACGACCGTCTTGCCGAACTGAAGAGCAAGTACGACCCAACCAACTTTTTCAACTCGAATCGCAATATCCAACCCGCAGCATGCTTCAAATGA
- a CDS encoding nuclear transport factor 2 family protein codes for MSEQDNLHIVQRIYQAIVEGDISTRLRLVTDDFDLTFFGSEKIPWAGRWRGKDGAGRFLGTIADALEFQVFSPDEFIAAGNNVIVLGHERCRVRATGKVVNTSWAHVWTVRAGLICRHLEYSDTAAWEAGFDASDV; via the coding sequence ATGAGCGAGCAGGACAATCTTCATATCGTCCAACGCATCTACCAAGCGATCGTCGAAGGCGACATCTCGACCCGCCTGCGCTTGGTCACTGATGATTTCGATTTGACTTTTTTCGGCTCCGAAAAGATTCCCTGGGCAGGGAGATGGCGCGGAAAAGATGGGGCCGGTCGATTCCTCGGCACGATCGCCGACGCACTCGAGTTTCAAGTTTTCTCACCGGATGAATTCATCGCGGCCGGAAATAACGTAATCGTTCTCGGCCACGAAAGGTGCCGCGTCCGAGCGACCGGTAAAGTAGTCAATACCTCCTGGGCTCATGTCTGGACGGTGCGAGCTGGATTGATATGTAGGCATCTTGAATATTCCGACACGGCCGCATGGGAGGCTGGATTTGATGCGTCGGACGTTTGA
- a CDS encoding methyltransferase, translating to MEDQDRSAPSVEARMYQLIFGYMAVPAIGVAAKLRIPDLIADSAMTAEELAGLTSADAPSLSRLLRFLASLGIFIEDGAGRFQHTPMSESLRSDAPQSFSGLAIMVSSEYMWRPWGDLHHAVLTGKPGFDRVHGASVLEYLAAHPDELAIRNAAMTSISSVELPQILAAYDFSQFKCIADLGGGHGALLYGILSKHPKVRGILADLPHVVAGATLLRSSQWPSAAR from the coding sequence ATGGAGGACCAGGATCGGTCTGCGCCTTCCGTCGAGGCGCGCATGTACCAGCTCATTTTCGGCTATATGGCAGTCCCCGCGATTGGAGTCGCCGCGAAGCTACGAATACCGGATTTAATCGCCGATTCCGCGATGACCGCTGAGGAATTAGCCGGCCTGACCAGCGCCGATGCACCCTCGCTGAGTCGTTTGCTCCGGTTTCTCGCGAGCCTCGGTATCTTCATCGAAGACGGCGCTGGGAGATTCCAGCACACTCCGATGAGTGAATCGCTCCGAAGCGACGCCCCGCAATCGTTCAGCGGCCTGGCAATCATGGTGAGCTCTGAATACATGTGGCGCCCATGGGGCGATCTTCACCACGCGGTCCTCACCGGCAAGCCCGGATTCGATCGCGTGCACGGCGCATCAGTTCTTGAGTATCTCGCCGCTCATCCCGACGAGCTCGCGATTCGCAATGCCGCGATGACCTCGATTTCATCGGTCGAGCTTCCTCAAATTCTCGCGGCCTACGACTTTTCGCAGTTCAAGTGCATCGCGGACTTGGGCGGAGGCCATGGCGCCCTTCTCTATGGAATACTGTCCAAACATCCCAAGGTGCGCGGTATCCTGGCCGACCTCCCGCACGTGGTCGCAGGCGCTACACTCTTGCGCTCCAGCCAATGGCCGAGCGCTGCGAGATAA
- a CDS encoding ester cyclase, translated as MSQRAALTTDEQELAGVWDEHLRAEFQARSVKETLATMVANPCLHLAPVMLGASGKEEVSEFYGRFMSQIPSDTEIVPVSRTVGQGRVVEEIIFRFTHDVRMDWMVPGVPPTGKRVEIPLLIVIQFDGDKMAHEHLYWDQASVLVQLGVLSPARLPVVGAERARAIIDPSIPLNGLLRPSRETAGASPWPAARSSSGDAFRRVSDQRDRV; from the coding sequence GTGTCACAGCGGGCAGCGCTAACCACCGATGAACAAGAGCTGGCCGGCGTCTGGGACGAACACCTCCGCGCCGAGTTCCAAGCGCGCAGCGTAAAAGAGACCCTCGCCACGATGGTGGCAAATCCGTGCCTCCATCTGGCGCCCGTGATGCTCGGCGCCAGCGGAAAAGAAGAAGTGTCCGAGTTCTACGGGCGCTTCATGTCGCAGATCCCGAGCGACACGGAAATAGTCCCGGTGTCGCGAACCGTAGGCCAGGGGAGGGTGGTGGAAGAGATCATCTTCCGGTTCACTCACGACGTTCGGATGGATTGGATGGTCCCCGGCGTTCCACCCACCGGCAAGCGAGTCGAGATACCATTGCTCATTGTCATCCAGTTCGATGGTGACAAGATGGCGCACGAGCACCTGTATTGGGATCAGGCCTCGGTGCTGGTGCAGCTCGGTGTGCTCTCACCTGCCCGCTTGCCGGTCGTTGGGGCGGAGAGAGCGCGCGCAATCATCGATCCCAGCATACCGCTCAATGGCCTGCTGCGTCCTTCCCGCGAAACCGCCGGCGCCTCCCCTTGGCCCGCCGCGCGATCCTCAAGCGGCGATGCTTTTAGAAGAGTAAGCGATCAAAGAGATCGCGTCTGA
- a CDS encoding acyl-CoA dehydrogenase family protein: protein MLKMKIADRMNSLAVRTATDTDASAIRTLAAVRELDPKIRAAANEIELGRRLPLHIVHDMQRAGVFRMSMPRAWGGSELDLPSQLEVIEALSKADGSVGWCAMIGTDAGYTTAFIDQAVAREMYPDVDMVTAITFAPPGKAVKTRDGFVVNGRWPFASGCQHATWFVGHFAVFDGDSQCLDRDGLPETRFGFLPAEECEIIDTWRTNGLRGSGSHDWAVKNRFIPEARTYNLASPTRYRKGPLYQLPNLLFYKFSAVCLGIARGAIEDFVALAHNKAMTFKSPSAGKATLRDETWAQYTVAHAEAMVSSARAFVFETVGDMWSTLVTGKLPSHQQRARGRLAMAHASTACTQAVELLYKANGGSSVYTGSAFDRRLRDIQTVNQHTVVSLKTWEVMGRVLLGLEPNYGLLF, encoded by the coding sequence ATGTTGAAAATGAAAATCGCAGATAGAATGAATTCGCTGGCCGTGAGGACGGCGACTGACACGGATGCAAGCGCGATCCGAACCCTCGCGGCGGTGCGCGAACTCGATCCGAAGATCCGGGCCGCGGCCAACGAGATCGAGCTGGGACGACGCCTCCCGCTGCACATCGTGCACGACATGCAGCGCGCGGGCGTGTTTCGAATGTCGATGCCACGAGCGTGGGGCGGATCTGAGCTGGATTTACCATCACAGCTGGAAGTGATTGAAGCATTGTCGAAAGCAGATGGGTCGGTAGGTTGGTGTGCGATGATCGGTACCGACGCCGGATACACTACCGCATTCATCGATCAGGCCGTAGCGCGCGAAATGTATCCTGACGTTGATATGGTCACAGCAATCACATTCGCGCCTCCCGGGAAGGCCGTGAAAACCAGGGACGGCTTCGTGGTCAACGGTCGTTGGCCGTTCGCAAGCGGCTGTCAGCACGCAACCTGGTTCGTCGGCCACTTCGCGGTTTTTGATGGCGATTCGCAATGCCTCGATCGCGACGGCTTGCCCGAAACCCGGTTCGGTTTCTTGCCAGCTGAAGAATGCGAAATCATCGATACCTGGAGGACCAACGGGCTGCGGGGAAGCGGAAGTCACGATTGGGCGGTCAAAAATCGCTTCATCCCCGAAGCACGGACCTACAACCTGGCGTCCCCCACCAGGTATCGGAAAGGTCCGTTGTATCAGCTCCCCAACTTGCTGTTCTACAAATTCTCCGCGGTCTGCCTGGGAATTGCTCGCGGTGCGATCGAGGATTTTGTCGCCTTAGCTCACAACAAGGCGATGACGTTTAAGTCACCGTCGGCCGGCAAAGCGACGCTGCGCGACGAGACTTGGGCGCAGTACACAGTCGCGCACGCCGAAGCGATGGTCAGTTCCGCGCGTGCATTTGTCTTCGAGACGGTTGGCGACATGTGGAGTACGCTGGTTACCGGCAAACTCCCTTCCCACCAGCAGCGCGCTCGCGGCCGACTCGCGATGGCACACGCCAGCACCGCATGCACGCAGGCGGTGGAACTTCTCTACAAGGCCAACGGAGGATCATCGGTTTATACCGGAAGCGCATTCGACCGGCGCCTGCGGGACATCCAGACCGTCAACCAACATACGGTCGTGTCGCTCAAGACTTGGGAAGTTATGGGCCGTGTGCTGTTAGGCCTGGAACCCAACTATGGCCTACTGTTTTGA
- a CDS encoding VOC family protein encodes MSHKGFSHIGLSTLDLDKTREFYEQVLGFKPVIADTIKIKEGGRLRHIFFDIGRDQLIAFLEPQRVPGVPAEYDAGINRGLGVPAAFYHFAFEAGSEAALTDKRDELRAKGVEVTDVVDHGFARSIYFKDPNGLSLEYCCFVRNLTKDDATMQERFTVPRAALEMSTANEMIKERRFATGPKPRVVHRLDSQKVRRNLPKERSAVRRVTGNVFCLIRRSTTR; translated from the coding sequence ATGAGTCACAAGGGATTTTCCCACATCGGCCTCTCCACCCTCGACCTCGACAAGACCCGCGAGTTTTATGAGCAGGTGCTGGGATTTAAACCAGTAATCGCCGACACGATAAAGATCAAAGAAGGCGGACGCCTGCGGCACATCTTCTTCGACATAGGGCGCGACCAGCTGATTGCCTTTTTGGAGCCGCAGCGCGTTCCCGGCGTGCCGGCAGAATACGACGCCGGGATCAACCGCGGACTGGGTGTGCCAGCCGCTTTCTATCATTTTGCTTTCGAGGCCGGCTCAGAGGCAGCTTTGACGGACAAACGCGATGAGCTTCGCGCCAAAGGAGTTGAGGTCACCGACGTTGTCGATCACGGCTTCGCCAGGTCGATCTATTTCAAGGACCCCAACGGTCTGTCTCTCGAGTACTGCTGTTTCGTCCGCAATCTCACCAAAGATGACGCGACGATGCAGGAGCGATTCACAGTGCCACGCGCGGCGCTGGAAATGAGTACCGCAAACGAGATGATCAAGGAGCGTCGGTTCGCGACAGGGCCAAAACCCCGAGTTGTGCATCGGCTAGATAGTCAGAAAGTTCGACGCAACTTGCCGAAAGAGAGATCCGCGGTCAGGCGGGTGACAGGTAACGTCTTTTGCCTAATCAGACGATCGACAACGAGATGA